The Deinococcus carri sequence TCTTGCATAACCTGCCTGCTTTCCTATTGGGAGCAGGCAGGTTATTTCGCATTCCTGGCAAACGAGGCATACAGGAGCAGCAGGAGTGCCGCCGCCACACTCCCCAGGTGGTAGACCCTGAAAAAGACCAGCGAGGAGATGAAGTGCAGCAGGATAAGCACAGCAATGAGGAGAGGCCAGGCCGACAGAAGGCTCTGCTTTTTTGGATTCATGCTGCCCCCAGAAATTAGAACCACAGGAAACGATGAAGTCAGTCCAACCTAGCAGGACGGTCTGGACCTCGCGGCCCAAAACGCGCCCTCAGCCACGGCGGGGCGCGTTGTTCAGTGCAGCGGAATCCTGAAGCTTTCCCGTCCGCGCGCCACGGTCACAGCCTCGCCGGAGGGGTCGAGACGCACGGTCGCTCCGGAGGTGCCAGGCGTCTTCCAGAAGCCAGAACGTGTGACCTGACCGCCCGGAACGTCGTGCAGCCGAATCTCGCCGTTCGCGTACAGCACGGCAATCCGCTCGCCGTCGTCCGTCAGGTCGGCGGCCACGGAGCCGCGGGGGAAGGTGCCGAGGCCAGGGTACAGCTGCATGGGAGCCGGGAGTTTGGCGCGGAGTTCGCCAGTGCGCGTGGAGAACACCATCGCCGGGGCCTCCCCACCCGCTACGCTGAACAGGCCGCTGTTTGGGATGAAGTCCACCTGCAAGCCCGGCAGGAACACCCGGCGCGTCTGTGACCCGGCCAGTTGGGCCAGCCGTTTCCCGGTCGCCACGTCCCACACGCTCAGGTCGTAAGGGTAGGCGTGCGTGACCAGGGTGCGGCCGTCAGGCGAGAAGGCTGCCAGGCTCACCTTGTCCGATTTGCGGTCGGCGGCCAGCAGCGTGGCGCGGCGCTGTCCGGTCGGCACGTCCCAGAGCTGGACATAGCCGAAGGCCCCCAGCAGGGCCAGCGTCCGCCCGTCCGGGCTGAGCGGCCCGACCCGCGCCCAGCGCAAACCCGGCGTGGTGGCGGTCCAGAGGGTCTGACCCGCGTCCGTTACAGTGAGGGTGCCCGTTCTCGCCTCCGGGGAGTCCGGCTCGGTGGTCACGGTCGCTTCCAGGGCCGCCGCGGCGGGGGCGAGCAGCAAGGCAGTCAGGAGAAGGGATTTCAGCGGCATGGGGCCTCTTTCGTATCGGAGAGCGCGGGGACAGGCAGCGTCGTCACGGTGAGGGGCCGCAGGGTGGGCAGGGCATAGCGGGTGGTCGTCGTGAGAGAGCCGGTGGCGTACCCCCCGTTGGGGCCGAACACCTCACTGTTCATCGCCACACACAGGTCACGGTCCCGCAGCCACAGCGGCCTGATATGCGAGTTGCTCTGCTGGTTGCCGGAGAGAACCGGGCGTGGGACAGCAGCCCGGCTGCCTCCCGACAGATTCCACAGCCGCACCGTGTTCTCGCCAGCGCCGAGCAGATACTGCCCGTCCGCCGTCCAGAGGAGTTGCCGCACGTTGCTGTTCTTCAGCTCCAGCACCGGCCGACCGGGCTGGGCAAGGAACACCTGACAACCACCGTACTTGCCAATTTCCCAGCAGAAGCGGACGGCGGCAGCGTCCCCACGGGGGGACAGCAGCGTTTGCTGATGCGTCCAGGGGTATTCCTCACGCCCCTTGTTGGAGGGGCCGAAGACCCGGACCGTGTCCCGACCTCCGAAAGCCACGCTCACTTCTGGCGCAGCACTGACGGGGGAAGTGGCGAGGGCCGCCAGCAAAAGCGCGAACATGCCCCAGCCTACGCACCCCACATGACGGCGACGTGACGCCAACGCCGGGAGGGGAGAACCTTGCCTCGGCTCTCCCCTCCCGGCGGTCATGACTCTCTGGCTTCAGTCGTGGGCGGCGACCACCTCCTTCTCGCCGTGGAACTGCTGCTCCTCGGTGCTGCCGGTGAGGGCGGTGGTGCTGCTCTGGCCGCCGCCCGCCGCAGTGCTGACGAGGTCGAAGTAGCCGGTGCCCACCTCGCGCTGGTGCTTGACGGCGGTGAAGCCCCGGTCCTGCGCGGCGAATTCCTTTTCCTGAAGTTCGACGAAGGCGGGCATCTGGTGGCGAGCGTAGCCGTAGGCCAGCTCGAACATCGCGTGGTTGAGGCTGTGGAAGCCCGCCAGCGTGATGAACTGGAACTTGTAGCCCAGCCGGCCCAGCTCGACCTGGAACCTGGCGATCGTCTCGTCGTCCAGGTTCTTCTTCCAGTTGAAGGAGGGCGAGCAGTTGTAGGCCAGCAGCTTGCCGGGGAACTTGGCGTGGACGGCTTCCGCGAAGCGGCGCGCATCTTCCAGGTTGGGCACGCTGGTCTCGCACCAGATCACGTCGGCGTAGGGGGCGTAGGCCAGCGCGCGGCTGATGGCCTGCTCGATGCCGGGCTTAACGTAGTAGAAGCCCTCGGGGGTGCGCTCGCCGGTCGTGAAGGGCTTGTCGTTGTCGTCGATGTCGCTGGTGAGCAGGTTGGCGGCGTCGGCGTCGGTGCGGGCGATCAGGACGGTGGGGACGCCCGAGACGTCGGCGGCGAGGCGGGCCGCGTTCAGCGTGCGGATGAACTGCGAGGTGGGCACCAGAACCTTGCCGCCCAGGTGGCCGCACTTCTTCTCGGAGGCGAGCTGGTCCTCGAAGTGGACGCCCGCCGCGCCCGCCTCGATCATGGCCTTCATCAGCTCGAAGGCGTTCAGGGGGCCGCCGAAGCCCGCTTCCGCGTCGGCCACGATGGGCACGAAGTAGTCGATGTCGTCCTTGCCCTCGGCGTGCTGAATCTGATCGGCGCGGCGCAGGGTGTTGTTGATGCGCTTGACCACGTCGGGCACGCTGGAAGCGGGGTAGAGGCTCTGGTCGGGGTACATCTGCCCGGCGTTGTTGGCGTCGCCCGCCACCTGCCAGCCGCTGAGGTAGATGGCCTTGAGGCCCGCCTTCACCTGCTGCATCGCCTGGTTGCCCGTCAGCGCCCCCAGGGCGTTCACGAAGGGTTCTTCCTTCATCAGCCGCCACAGCTTCTGCGCGCCGTGCTTGGCGAGGGTGAACTCGATGGGCAGACTGCCGCGCAGCCGCACCACGTCCTCGGCGGAGTAGTTGCGCTTGATGCCCTGCCAGCGTTCCTCGGTCTGCCAGGTTTTTTCCAGGATTTCAGCGTGCGTTTTGGGGCTGTGCTGGCTAGAGTTGGGGGACATGGTCGGCTCCTCGGGGGTGTGAGAGGCTGTCCTGCCCGTGAGGCAGGTCCGGCGGGAACGGTGCTGGGGGCGCTGTGCCTTTGCCCCGGTCTTGAATGAGGCCATTGTGGGTGACGCCGCCCGCCTGGAGAGGTGGTGTACTCACGGCACGGCGGGGTACACCACTTCGAGAGGTACACCGCTCCAGCCCGCCGCCCGGCTCGAACACACCCCCTGCGACATCTTGATGACAAATGCTCCAGAGCCTCTGGCGCTGGCCGGGGAAATACCGCCCTGGCCGCCCGCAGAGAAGAAGCTGCGCCGCGCCGTAACCGCCTGCCCTTTCACCGGAACAGCGGGGGCGGCACACACCTGAGCGCCGAACCCCTATCACGGTTGAGTCACAGCCCCTGACGTAAGCTCCGCGCATGACTGGCAGTTTCTGCCTGCCGGCGGGCAGCCGGGAGCAGCGTGCGTGAAGCTCGCGCCGCCGTACTCCCTGCCCTGTGGCCGGGCGATGAGGCTGCCGCGCCGCCGGACCCCGCCGGGGCACTCGACCATCTGATCTGCCTGCTGGGTGCCGCTCTGGAGGAGGCCGCTCAGGCCGGGGAGGACTGGCAGCGGGAACACGTCCGCCGCACCGCGGACCTCGCCGGGCGGCTGGCGACGGCCCTGGGGCTGCTGCCGGGTGAGGTCCGGGCCATCCGCTGGGGGGCGGCGCTGCACGACATCGGCAAGGTGCGCGTGCCACAGGCCATCTTGCAGAAGGCGGGGGCGCTGGGGCCAGCGGAACATGCCGTCATCCTCCAGCACCCCGTCTGGGGCGTGGAGTTGTTGGCAGCACTGCCCTTTTTGCCGCCGCAGACACTGGAAGCCGTGCATCACCACCACGAACGCTGGGACGGCCAGGGCTACCCGGCGGGGCTGCGTGGCGGCGAGATTCCGCTGAGTGCCCGCATCGTCTGTCTCGCGGACGTGTTCGAGGCCCTGACCAGCTCGCGGCCCTACAAATCCGGCTGGCCGGAGGCGGACGCTGCCCTGTACCTGCTGCAAGAGGCCGGGCGGCTCTTTGACCCGGTCCTCGCGCCGCTGTTCGTGGACGGGGTGCTGGGCTTTGGGCACCTGCTTTCCCCCGGCGGGCAGGCCCCCGCCAGCGCCGCTCCCTGAGATGGAATCCGTTGAAAAGGTTGGCCTGTCAACCGGAACATTCAGCCGAAGGGAGAAGGAGAACGTACGGATTCCGGAATCCGGATCAGGCAGCGCTACTTGAGATAGGGGGCAAAGCGGCTGAGGGTGGCCGCGTCGGGGCCAGCTGCCGCACTCAGCAGGCGGTTGCCGCTGAAGGTCAGCAGCAGCGGTTTGCTGCCTCCCACCAGCGCGGGGCGGCCGGGCACCGTCAGGCGCGCCCCGCCGCTGAGAAGAACCTGCGCGGTGCGCGCGTCGAAGGTCAGCGCCTCGGCGCTCAGGACGGGCGCGGCGGCACTCACGTTGCCCTGGGCGGTCACGAAGCCGGTTTTCACGTACAGCACCATCCGGTTCGCCGTCAGGTTCTTCAGGCGCGCGTCGCTGTAGGTCACGCCGCCCGACGCGGTGACCGTGCCGAGTTTCAGGTCATACAGGACGTTCTGGGCGCGCAGCGTGCCCCCCTGCCGGGTGGTGACGGTCGCGCCCTGGGCCGTCAGCCGTGCGCCGGGCACCAGTTGCATCTGGGCCGCGTTCAGCCGCAGCCCGGTGCGGGCGTCGGTCGCGGTGCCGCCCTGGGGGAGGTCGGTCGCGCCGGTTTCCAGGTTCAGGTTCTGCGGCCCCCGCGGCGTCACGTTCAGCCCGCCGAAGGTCACGGCGCTGCCCGCCCCCAGCGTCAGCGCGGCCAGCAGAGAGAGAAAAAAGCGGTTCATGCGCCCCACCCTAGCGCCCGGCCCCTGAGCGGCGTGAGCGGCGGCGTCAGCTCCAGTTCAGGTGGTGCGGGGCGGTGGGCGGGCCGTTCTCTTCTCTCCCTGAAGCCTGCGGCAAGACCCCTCCGGCTCAGGCTCCAGGCCACTGCCAAAAAAGAAGCACCCCGAAGGGCTGTCGGCTGCCTGTTTAGTTTCCCACTCTGCTGCGACAAATACAGGCTTTTCGAGCTGTGGGAAAACTGCATACGCCCTGAATAACGTCACGGTATTTTCCCATTTTCTGCAGCCGCGCCAGCACGAGCTTTTCTCCTGCTCCTCGTGAGCGGCTGCTCTCTATGCGCATACTTTCGAGCTTCCTTTCCCCCTGCCCCGTTTCCTGAGGGGCTGGACTGTCCTCAAAGCTGCTTTTGCCATAGCGAAGCGCCCCGGGATGAGTCAGGGCGCTGATTCTTGCTGCTGGCGGCCGTTCGCCTTCAGTTGGCGTCGTCGTCGTCGGGGTCCTCGTCCAGGTCGGGATCGTCGAAGTCCGCGATGTATTCCCGGACCACCCGCTCGAAGAACAGGGGCAGGGGCAGGTTCGTCCAGTCGCTGTGGTGGCCGTAGCCGCTGCGCAGGCTCTCCACGAACTCCGCCACCCGGTCGACGTCGTCCTGGGGTTGCGCGAGGAGGACGCTGATCTCCACCGGGTTCGGGGTGGAGCGGTGCTGGGTAAACGGCGGGCGGTCCTTATCGGCGCGGACATGCACGCTGCGGCCCGCGTGCTTCTCTGCCTTCTCGCCCTTCTTACGGTTTTCCTTGAAGGCGGGCGTGCTGCGGTAGCAGGAGACGCCGCGCTTCCCGCGGAACGTGAGCTTGCTTCCGAAGGAGAAGTAAGTGGGCACCTGGCAGCCCCCCACACGCAGCAGCTTGGCCGCCAGCCAGGTGGGGGCGTGCACCCGGTGAATCTCTCCCGTGTCAATGTCGTCGTAGCGGACGTACTTGTCCGTCACGACCTGCGGGGCGTTGTCCTGGCGGATCCGCACCAGGCGCAGGCCAGCTTTCTGCCAGGGCACCTGCATG is a genomic window containing:
- a CDS encoding HD-GYP domain-containing protein; amino-acid sequence: MREARAAVLPALWPGDEAAAPPDPAGALDHLICLLGAALEEAAQAGEDWQREHVRRTADLAGRLATALGLLPGEVRAIRWGAALHDIGKVRVPQAILQKAGALGPAEHAVILQHPVWGVELLAALPFLPPQTLEAVHHHHERWDGQGYPAGLRGGEIPLSARIVCLADVFEALTSSRPYKSGWPEADAALYLLQEAGRLFDPVLAPLFVDGVLGFGHLLSPGGQAPASAAP
- the aceA gene encoding isocitrate lyase → MSPNSSQHSPKTHAEILEKTWQTEERWQGIKRNYSAEDVVRLRGSLPIEFTLAKHGAQKLWRLMKEEPFVNALGALTGNQAMQQVKAGLKAIYLSGWQVAGDANNAGQMYPDQSLYPASSVPDVVKRINNTLRRADQIQHAEGKDDIDYFVPIVADAEAGFGGPLNAFELMKAMIEAGAAGVHFEDQLASEKKCGHLGGKVLVPTSQFIRTLNAARLAADVSGVPTVLIARTDADAANLLTSDIDDNDKPFTTGERTPEGFYYVKPGIEQAISRALAYAPYADVIWCETSVPNLEDARRFAEAVHAKFPGKLLAYNCSPSFNWKKNLDDETIARFQVELGRLGYKFQFITLAGFHSLNHAMFELAYGYARHQMPAFVELQEKEFAAQDRGFTAVKHQREVGTGYFDLVSTAAGGGQSSTTALTGSTEEQQFHGEKEVVAAHD